In the genome of Halapricum salinum, one region contains:
- a CDS encoding MATE family efflux transporter: MGIRQSLRAVLEWYPAALSRLGLLDRVKATDALDLAAPVMVTGGLRVLLRMADFLMVGLALGDTAIAGLELGFQYYFVGFGLSLAVTSGTISVVSRLKGAGEHARADLAVTQSLWLSLAISLPLAAVSWLYAEPLIGVLTDDPATVTLGATYLAIVMLSLPFRFFSLIASRALAGGADTRTPMYVRLLTLPTNVLLNAVLIFGLGPAPRLGIAGAAIGTAVANAVAAVVFFALLASGRFTVQLRLQRPLFDLDLLGEIARVASPLAGMRLLQSLGRFPFLFVLGVFGTPVLAAYAIGRRVVLLALMPAWGFSTAASTLVGQAIGAGNDQEAADYGWQTLRIALISQLLIGVVIVFFARPIALAFGTDHVDLTVTFVRVFGVAIAGFSISRTMRGSLRGAGDTRFPLYGTFLGTYLVRLPIAAVALPAGFAVAVFGVSVPVGLGFGLPAIYVAIVADFYVKAAVNTGRFYSGAWTEVAKESEVGARDVARE; the protein is encoded by the coding sequence ATGGGGATTCGTCAGTCGCTGCGCGCCGTGCTGGAGTGGTATCCCGCCGCCCTGTCCCGGCTCGGGCTTCTCGACCGGGTCAAAGCCACGGACGCGCTCGATCTGGCCGCACCGGTGATGGTCACCGGTGGGTTGCGCGTGCTCCTTCGGATGGCCGACTTCCTGATGGTCGGGCTCGCGCTCGGCGACACGGCCATCGCCGGGCTCGAACTCGGCTTTCAGTACTACTTCGTCGGTTTCGGTCTGTCGCTGGCGGTCACCAGCGGCACGATCAGCGTCGTCTCCCGACTGAAAGGCGCAGGGGAACACGCCCGCGCCGACCTCGCTGTCACCCAGTCGCTGTGGCTCTCGCTCGCCATCTCGCTCCCGCTCGCCGCGGTCTCCTGGCTCTACGCCGAACCCCTGATCGGCGTCCTGACCGACGACCCAGCGACGGTCACTCTCGGCGCGACCTACCTCGCGATCGTCATGCTCTCGCTGCCCTTTCGGTTCTTCAGCCTGATCGCCTCCCGAGCGCTGGCGGGCGGGGCCGACACCCGCACGCCGATGTACGTCCGCCTGCTCACTCTCCCGACGAACGTCCTCCTCAACGCCGTGCTCATCTTCGGGCTCGGTCCCGCCCCGAGACTCGGGATCGCCGGCGCTGCCATCGGGACCGCCGTCGCCAACGCCGTCGCCGCCGTGGTCTTCTTCGCGCTGCTTGCCTCCGGGCGCTTCACCGTCCAGTTACGCCTCCAGCGTCCCCTGTTCGATCTCGACCTCCTCGGCGAGATCGCCCGCGTCGCCAGCCCGCTCGCGGGGATGCGGCTGTTGCAGTCGCTGGGCCGATTCCCCTTCCTGTTCGTTCTCGGGGTGTTCGGGACGCCCGTGCTTGCCGCCTACGCCATCGGTCGCCGGGTCGTTCTGCTCGCGCTGATGCCAGCCTGGGGCTTTTCGACCGCCGCTTCGACCCTCGTCGGCCAGGCGATCGGCGCCGGCAACGATCAGGAAGCCGCCGACTACGGCTGGCAGACCCTCCGAATCGCGCTGATCTCCCAGTTGCTGATCGGCGTCGTGATCGTCTTCTTCGCCCGTCCGATCGCGCTGGCGTTCGGGACCGACCACGTCGACCTGACGGTGACGTTCGTCCGCGTCTTCGGTGTCGCGATCGCTGGTTTCTCGATTTCGCGAACCATGCGCGGCAGCCTCCGCGGAGCCGGCGACACTCGATTCCCACTCTACGGGACGTTCCTGGGGACATACCTCGTCAGACTCCCGATCGCTGCCGTGGCGCTGCCGGCCGGGTTCGCGGTCGCAGTCTTCGGGGTCTCGGTCCCTGTCGGCCTCGGATTCGGTCTGCCGGCGATCTATGTCGCGATCGTGGCCGATTTTTACGTGAAAGCAGCCGTCAACACCGGGCGGTTCTACAGCGGGGCGTGGACGGAAGTCGCGAAAGAATCAGAGGTCGGTGCTCGCGACGTAGCCCGAGAGTGA
- a CDS encoding hybrid sensor histidine kinase/response regulator yields MAGDPVVTVLDLDGRLDEIVEATRRGGIEDVRTVATVEGIDEATDCVIVPDSKSAGVDGIELCRRVRELIGDVPVGVYAFEGEIDHTFGLLEHGADTVVSVPPERPALLATRVRRLAGVADTEPLEQQFRSFLEHYPEQIFFKDREGTFVNATRSDVFDGYDISAEDVFGLSDYELYRDELAEELFAEEQELLARAESLDGKIEHYLEDGEDRWVSTTKVPRYDSDGELLGLVGNVRDVTDIKRQERTMAALHEASRRLVRAETSEDVARTAIDIAAESGLLPEARVDLFETGTLQTVATTDTALDWDDTSFRRAGAAGVAQYRTATDAFVSIDVDDHDHRELSLPAGIESVVGLRIPLGEHGVFGVDTTGETLDPFTVELAYVLASNTEAALDRAVQERQLDQQAARLEEFAALSSHELRNRLQIALGTAERAQAQGDLDAVEDVIETLGRMNRLVSQLLALARTGSAARGSESIALSGIGDVAWTAVESATATLTVESDGIVTADRDGLLEVLELVFRTVVDGGGSDEARVGTLEDGFYVEDDGTAITPEQREELLEPTYSAVNEATGDSVHLVATIADAHDWEVSVTEAGGKTRIAFRNVEIAHVK; encoded by the coding sequence ATGGCAGGAGATCCAGTGGTAACCGTCCTCGATTTGGACGGGCGGCTCGACGAGATCGTCGAGGCGACCCGCAGAGGTGGGATCGAGGACGTCCGGACGGTAGCGACGGTCGAGGGGATCGACGAGGCAACCGACTGCGTGATCGTCCCGGACTCGAAGTCCGCTGGCGTCGACGGGATCGAGCTTTGCCGGCGGGTCCGCGAGTTGATCGGCGACGTTCCTGTCGGAGTGTATGCGTTCGAGGGAGAGATCGACCACACGTTCGGGCTCCTCGAACACGGTGCGGACACGGTCGTGTCGGTTCCGCCGGAACGACCGGCGTTGCTGGCCACGCGAGTACGCCGGCTGGCCGGTGTCGCAGACACCGAACCGCTCGAACAGCAGTTCCGATCCTTTCTGGAGCACTATCCCGAACAGATATTCTTCAAGGACCGCGAAGGGACGTTCGTCAACGCGACGCGGTCGGACGTCTTCGACGGCTACGACATCAGCGCCGAGGACGTGTTCGGGCTCTCGGACTACGAACTCTACCGCGACGAACTGGCGGAAGAACTCTTCGCGGAGGAACAGGAACTCCTGGCACGTGCAGAGAGCCTCGACGGCAAGATCGAACACTATCTCGAAGACGGCGAGGACAGGTGGGTCTCGACGACGAAAGTCCCGCGATACGACAGCGACGGGGAGTTGCTGGGGCTGGTCGGCAACGTCCGGGACGTCACCGACATCAAGCGTCAGGAGCGGACGATGGCGGCGCTGCACGAGGCGAGTCGGCGACTGGTCAGAGCCGAGACCAGCGAGGACGTCGCGCGGACGGCGATCGACATCGCCGCGGAGAGTGGACTGCTCCCGGAGGCCCGTGTCGATCTCTTCGAGACGGGAACGTTACAGACGGTTGCGACGACGGATACGGCCCTCGACTGGGACGACACGTCGTTCCGTCGGGCGGGAGCCGCTGGCGTCGCGCAGTACCGGACAGCGACTGATGCGTTCGTCTCGATCGACGTCGACGACCACGATCATCGAGAGTTGTCGTTGCCGGCGGGAATCGAGTCGGTGGTCGGACTCCGGATCCCGCTGGGCGAGCACGGCGTTTTCGGCGTGGATACGACTGGGGAGACTCTCGATCCGTTCACCGTCGAACTGGCGTACGTACTCGCATCGAATACCGAGGCGGCGCTCGACCGAGCCGTCCAGGAGCGACAGCTGGACCAGCAGGCAGCACGCCTGGAGGAGTTCGCAGCGTTGAGTTCCCACGAGCTACGCAATCGCCTGCAGATCGCGCTGGGGACTGCAGAGCGCGCGCAGGCGCAGGGGGACCTCGACGCGGTCGAAGACGTGATCGAGACGCTGGGACGGATGAATCGGCTGGTCTCGCAGTTGCTCGCGCTGGCGCGAACGGGCTCTGCGGCCCGGGGTAGCGAGTCGATCGCGCTCTCGGGGATCGGCGATGTCGCCTGGACTGCCGTCGAGAGCGCGACGGCGACGCTGACCGTCGAGAGCGACGGAATTGTCACGGCTGATCGGGACGGGCTGTTGGAGGTACTGGAGCTGGTGTTCCGGACGGTCGTCGACGGCGGTGGTAGTGACGAGGCCCGAGTCGGGACGCTCGAGGATGGCTTCTACGTCGAGGACGACGGGACTGCGATCACGCCCGAACAGCGAGAGGAGTTGCTCGAACCGACTTACTCCGCCGTCAACGAGGCGACTGGCGACAGCGTCCACCTCGTGGCGACGATCGCCGACGCCCACGACTGGGAGGTCTCCGTGACCGAAGCCGGCGGGAAGACCCGGATCGCTTTCCGGAACGTGGAGATCGCACACGTGAAGTAG
- a CDS encoding PAS domain-containing sensor histidine kinase encodes MVDPDGRLEPITEALELAGIEPIRSVERPAGVPRSNVAAVLGIDAPASGTLPKQDGLDLFRRVRDHFDSPPPIALYVLRSERTRINELLDAGVDDVIRVPPKREALLTARIERLCGLDPVEPPEQQLESMLESYPETVYIKDREGRFVNISGHSLDNREMTRPQRVGLTDYELFPGDLPDRLYEEEQELLAREETLFEKIEHWVEDGDDHWVSTTKAPRYDADGELLGLVGDVRDVTHLKRQEHALAALHQASRRLIRADDREEIAAVTIDIVAGIDSLPAARLVLDAEDGEGDGRAVEGGGETGEDKRIEERSENGEIAWDETSFERAATSGETLYLADDGSVLTGPQRREYEDTWMPDRGVVGVRLPLGEHGVLGIETPEGLLEPFTIELTHILAANVEAVLDRQRQERRVTRQADRIEQFARIGSHELRNNLQIAMGAVERALAGEDEAGEQALATLERMDRLTSQLMTLARTGSMVRGNGQVDLSEAAGTAAESIDGDLTVLADTSATVQADPDALVEVLSVLFRNVADRDPAATIEIGVIDEGFYVTDDAPTRLDPDASDLFEPVYSETSGESDGSLYLVSVLAEALDWEVSITAEDSGTRIAFEGVVVD; translated from the coding sequence GTGGTCGATCCGGATGGTCGACTCGAACCGATCACCGAGGCTCTCGAACTGGCCGGGATCGAGCCGATACGATCGGTCGAGCGACCGGCGGGCGTCCCTCGATCGAACGTCGCGGCAGTTCTCGGTATCGACGCGCCAGCGAGTGGGACTCTCCCGAAACAGGACGGTCTCGACCTCTTCAGGCGGGTCCGAGACCACTTCGACAGCCCGCCACCGATCGCACTGTACGTGCTCCGCAGCGAGCGCACGCGGATCAACGAACTGCTGGACGCGGGTGTCGACGACGTCATCAGAGTCCCGCCGAAGCGTGAGGCGTTGCTGACGGCCCGCATCGAGCGCCTCTGTGGACTCGATCCGGTCGAACCGCCCGAACAGCAACTGGAGTCGATGCTCGAAAGCTATCCGGAGACGGTGTACATCAAAGACCGCGAGGGACGGTTCGTCAACATCTCCGGACACTCGCTGGACAACCGCGAGATGACTCGCCCCCAACGGGTCGGGCTGACCGATTACGAGCTGTTTCCGGGCGACCTCCCGGATAGACTCTACGAGGAAGAACAGGAGTTGCTGGCCCGCGAGGAGACGCTGTTCGAGAAGATCGAACACTGGGTCGAAGACGGCGACGATCACTGGGTGTCGACCACGAAAGCACCGCGATACGACGCCGACGGGGAGTTGCTGGGGCTGGTCGGGGACGTCCGGGACGTGACCCACCTGAAACGCCAGGAACACGCGCTGGCGGCGCTGCACCAGGCTAGCAGGCGGCTCATCCGTGCGGATGACCGAGAGGAGATCGCCGCGGTGACGATCGATATTGTCGCGGGGATCGATTCGCTGCCTGCCGCCCGGCTCGTGCTCGACGCCGAGGATGGCGAGGGAGACGGGCGTGCTGTCGAAGGCGGGGGCGAGACCGGCGAGGACAAACGGATCGAGGAACGCTCCGAGAACGGGGAAATCGCCTGGGACGAGACGTCGTTCGAACGGGCGGCGACGAGCGGTGAGACGTTGTATCTCGCCGACGACGGATCGGTGTTGACCGGGCCACAGCGACGGGAGTACGAGGACACCTGGATGCCAGATCGCGGTGTCGTCGGGGTTCGACTGCCGCTTGGCGAGCACGGCGTCCTCGGGATCGAAACGCCCGAGGGACTACTGGAGCCGTTCACGATCGAACTCACGCACATCCTGGCGGCGAACGTCGAGGCCGTTCTCGACCGCCAGCGCCAGGAGCGGCGCGTCACGCGACAGGCCGACCGGATCGAACAGTTCGCGCGGATCGGCTCGCACGAACTCCGGAACAACCTCCAGATCGCGATGGGGGCGGTCGAGCGAGCGCTGGCGGGCGAGGACGAGGCCGGCGAGCAGGCGCTGGCGACGCTCGAACGGATGGATCGACTCACCTCGCAGTTGATGACGCTCGCTCGAACCGGCTCGATGGTCCGCGGGAACGGCCAGGTCGATCTCTCTGAGGCCGCCGGCACGGCCGCCGAGTCGATCGACGGCGATCTGACTGTGCTGGCGGACACCAGCGCGACGGTGCAGGCAGATCCCGACGCGCTGGTCGAGGTGCTGTCGGTGCTGTTTCGCAACGTCGCCGATCGCGACCCGGCGGCGACTATCGAGATCGGTGTCATCGACGAGGGGTTCTACGTCACCGACGACGCGCCGACGCGACTCGATCCCGACGCGAGCGACCTGTTCGAGCCGGTCTACTCGGAGACCTCCGGCGAGAGCGATGGCAGCCTCTATCTCGTGTCGGTGCTGGCGGAGGCGCTCGACTGGGAGGTTTCGATCACTGCCGAGGACTCCGGAACGCGGATCGCTTTCGAGGGCGTCGTCGTCGACTAG
- a CDS encoding DUF7537 family lipoprotein, whose amino-acid sequence MSRKVLVALLFGLVVVLAGCAGGGGNGSSPADVTTTTDDTDEPPTTDEPPTTDEPPTTDEPPTTDEPDEWERTNAQTALESAGSYTSTWTWRSNVDDTDEMTFTTRVDFGAERAYNTIEVGGQENSRIDYYYADGFQYTRFGSGDGSDATYMQTEAAFEQSGSIWGYGFAYDTSDFDEWTDQGTETYDGVTVRRYVYEATDQYLGGQAPDSEFDVSSARFELLVDRDGVPRYQFYEVEGTNSDGETEWFEWELTVTNVGSTTVEEPDWVQQARQ is encoded by the coding sequence ATGTCACGAAAGGTTCTAGTCGCATTGCTGTTCGGACTCGTCGTCGTGCTAGCGGGCTGTGCCGGCGGTGGGGGGAACGGTTCGTCACCGGCAGACGTCACGACGACCACGGACGACACCGACGAACCACCGACCACCGACGAGCCACCGACCACTGACGAACCACCGACCACTGACGAGCCACCGACCACCGACGAACCGGACGAGTGGGAACGCACCAACGCCCAGACCGCACTGGAGTCGGCCGGGAGCTACACCAGCACCTGGACCTGGCGCTCGAACGTCGACGACACCGACGAGATGACGTTCACGACCCGGGTCGACTTCGGGGCCGAGCGGGCGTACAACACGATCGAAGTCGGCGGCCAGGAGAACAGCCGCATCGATTACTACTACGCCGACGGCTTCCAGTACACCCGGTTCGGCTCCGGTGACGGGTCGGACGCCACGTACATGCAGACCGAGGCCGCCTTCGAGCAAAGTGGGTCCATCTGGGGCTACGGCTTCGCTTACGACACGTCTGACTTCGACGAATGGACCGATCAGGGCACCGAGACCTACGACGGCGTGACCGTCCGCCGCTACGTCTACGAGGCGACCGACCAGTACCTCGGCGGGCAGGCTCCCGACTCGGAGTTCGACGTGAGTAGCGCTCGCTTCGAGTTGCTCGTCGACCGCGACGGCGTCCCGCGCTACCAGTTCTACGAGGTCGAGGGGACTAACAGCGACGGGGAGACCGAGTGGTTCGAGTGGGAGCTGACCGTCACGAACGTCGGCTCGACGACCGTCGAGGAACCCGACTGGGTCCAGCAGGCTCGCCAGTAG
- a CDS encoding tRNA (guanine(26)-N(2))-dimethyltransferase: MRVTEGSVEIEVPEQADSGVGEGVFYNPVQELNRDLTVAVLRAAQQRFEYADSYLDATAASGIRGVRAAADGWDAACCDRDADAVELCRANLERNDLAGEVHQRDANALMHEQRFDVVDLDPFGTPIPFADAASRSAIDLLCVTATDTAPLCGAHFESGVRSYSAVPRNTEYHQEMGVRILLGAMARTAARYDRAVTPILTHATKHYVRTYLALNDGATVANEALDELGHLHHCQHCLWRTHDFGLVADPPESCPHCDEHLQTAGPLWLGPIHDTDFVRAVGASVSEDMGTAEEARDLTERLAGELDTPTHYDQHRLTKRWGTGAMAMDEFLDCLRAAGYAASRTHYGGTTFKTDADVTEIRAAAMPTGS; the protein is encoded by the coding sequence ATGCGCGTCACGGAAGGGAGCGTCGAGATCGAGGTCCCCGAGCAGGCCGATTCGGGCGTTGGTGAAGGTGTCTTCTACAATCCCGTTCAGGAACTCAACCGCGACCTCACGGTGGCGGTCCTGCGGGCCGCCCAACAGCGCTTCGAGTACGCCGATTCGTATCTCGACGCGACTGCCGCGAGTGGTATCCGCGGCGTCCGAGCGGCCGCTGATGGCTGGGACGCCGCCTGCTGTGACCGGGACGCGGACGCGGTCGAACTCTGCCGAGCCAACCTCGAACGAAACGACCTCGCGGGCGAGGTTCACCAGCGCGACGCCAACGCGCTCATGCACGAACAGCGCTTCGACGTGGTCGATCTCGATCCGTTCGGGACGCCGATCCCCTTCGCCGACGCCGCCAGTCGGAGCGCGATCGACCTGCTCTGTGTGACTGCGACTGATACCGCGCCCCTCTGCGGTGCCCACTTCGAGAGCGGCGTCCGATCCTACAGCGCCGTCCCACGGAACACGGAGTACCACCAGGAGATGGGCGTCCGGATCCTGCTGGGAGCGATGGCCCGGACGGCCGCCCGCTACGACCGCGCGGTGACGCCGATCCTGACCCACGCCACGAAACACTACGTCCGGACCTACCTCGCCCTGAACGACGGCGCGACGGTCGCCAACGAGGCCCTGGACGAACTCGGCCACCTGCATCACTGTCAGCACTGCCTGTGGCGAACGCACGACTTCGGACTCGTTGCCGACCCACCCGAGTCCTGCCCACACTGCGACGAGCACCTCCAGACGGCGGGACCGCTGTGGCTCGGCCCGATCCACGATACCGATTTCGTCCGTGCAGTGGGTGCGTCCGTCAGCGAGGACATGGGGACCGCCGAAGAGGCACGCGACCTGACCGAGCGGCTCGCGGGCGAACTCGACACGCCGACGCACTACGATCAGCACCGACTCACCAAACGCTGGGGGACGGGCGCGATGGCGATGGACGAGTTTCTGGACTGTCTGCGGGCGGCCGGCTACGCGGCGTCACGCACGCACTACGGCGGGACGACGTTCAAGACCGACGCCGACGTGACCGAGATCCGCGCGGCGGCGATGCCGACAGGTAGCTGA
- a CDS encoding YihY/virulence factor BrkB family protein, producing the protein MHQRIARPLAVGTTLLRVVRRSEVTLLAAAIAYYALVSLFPLLLLSLVVASTLGGQTFADTIVASLGNVLSPSGETLVRDALTNARGRGGATVVGIALLLWGGLKLFRGLDVAFSMVYGEHEAEPLLEQLRNAIAALAAVGVAIGLTLAVGIVAGALGFSFGVLGLPVVLTAAFLPLFYIFPDTDLTIGEALPGAVFAAVGWTVLSAGFQIYAATADSAALYGVVGGVLLLVTWFYLGGIVLLLGVILNGVLAGDVEQTAIEDRQLQHDPLRDVGQRMSETGADTADDATASSGDVDVAELRAEIDELESRIEERTLHRDEIERDLKRYVRKRVRRGHATGWGPYLVLLYGTAMTLGAFYFLSGWVAFLTMLVVWLSTLGLYVMMLLVGVTVNAVGLPGKLLDKVRDFRR; encoded by the coding sequence GTGCACCAACGGATCGCGCGGCCACTGGCCGTCGGGACGACGCTGCTACGCGTCGTGCGTCGCTCGGAGGTGACGCTGCTGGCGGCGGCGATCGCCTACTACGCGCTCGTCTCGCTGTTTCCGCTCTTGCTGTTGAGTCTGGTCGTCGCCTCGACACTCGGCGGGCAGACGTTCGCCGATACCATCGTGGCCTCACTGGGGAACGTGCTCTCGCCGAGCGGCGAGACGCTGGTCCGGGACGCGCTGACGAACGCACGCGGTCGTGGCGGGGCGACCGTCGTCGGGATCGCGCTCCTGTTGTGGGGCGGTCTGAAGCTCTTTCGCGGGCTGGACGTGGCGTTCTCGATGGTCTACGGCGAGCACGAGGCCGAGCCACTGCTCGAACAGTTGCGGAACGCGATCGCCGCGCTGGCAGCCGTCGGCGTCGCGATCGGCCTGACACTGGCCGTCGGGATCGTCGCGGGCGCACTCGGCTTCTCGTTCGGCGTTCTCGGCCTCCCGGTCGTGCTGACGGCGGCGTTTCTCCCGCTGTTCTACATCTTTCCCGATACCGATCTCACGATCGGGGAGGCGCTGCCGGGCGCGGTGTTCGCGGCGGTCGGCTGGACGGTGCTGAGCGCGGGCTTCCAGATCTACGCGGCCACGGCCGACAGCGCGGCGCTGTACGGCGTCGTCGGCGGCGTGCTCCTGCTGGTGACGTGGTTCTACCTCGGCGGGATCGTCCTCCTGCTGGGGGTGATCCTCAACGGCGTGCTCGCCGGCGACGTCGAGCAGACGGCCATCGAAGACCGGCAACTACAACACGATCCGCTTCGAGATGTCGGACAACGAATGAGCGAGACGGGGGCCGACACCGCCGACGACGCGACGGCGTCCAGCGGAGACGTCGACGTCGCGGAGCTACGTGCCGAGATCGACGAGCTCGAATCCCGAATCGAAGAGCGGACGCTCCACCGCGACGAGATCGAACGCGATCTCAAACGCTACGTCCGAAAGCGCGTCCGCCGCGGCCACGCCACTGGCTGGGGCCCCTACCTGGTGTTGCTGTACGGGACGGCGATGACGTTGGGGGCCTTCTACTTCCTGTCGGGCTGGGTCGCGTTTCTCACCATGCTGGTCGTCTGGCTGTCGACGCTCGGGCTGTACGTCATGATGTTGCTGGTCGGCGTCACCGTCAACGCGGTCGGACTGCCCGGCAAGCTACTCGACAAAGTCCGTGACTTCCGTCGCTGA
- a CDS encoding phosphatase PAP2 family protein: MAQSTLGSAAREIGAILAARGVGVESLLSSLPGLVVVAFALLTQLGDVWFLTAVVTLLYWLGPHTPRLGDAVDRQRGGRLLSVLVLSVVVVAVLKPLLAFPRPPGAAVPPHADLVPEALTGVYEWLSTSESYGFPSGHAFGSTLVYGGLAWTIRVGSRRARAAFAAGMVALLSVSRLVLGLHYLVDVLAGATLGIVVLVVAMALRTRDVFGIAAVVGLVGAVTVEPSTKVLGAAGLASGCLLTWLAVGDSIPSTPSRTSARATVVLGVIVGGVLGVAGLPGRSVAPAVLLLTLAGGASLVAMPLLGEHVAKNGRR, encoded by the coding sequence ATGGCACAGTCCACTCTCGGGTCTGCCGCCCGTGAGATCGGCGCGATTCTAGCTGCGCGCGGCGTGGGCGTCGAATCGCTGCTGTCGTCGCTCCCGGGACTCGTCGTCGTCGCGTTCGCGCTCCTGACACAGCTCGGTGACGTCTGGTTTCTCACAGCTGTCGTGACACTGCTGTACTGGCTCGGGCCGCACACGCCGCGGCTCGGTGACGCCGTCGACCGCCAGCGGGGTGGGCGGCTCCTCTCCGTGCTCGTGCTGTCGGTCGTCGTCGTCGCCGTCCTCAAGCCGCTGCTGGCGTTCCCACGGCCGCCGGGAGCAGCCGTTCCACCGCACGCTGATCTCGTCCCGGAAGCACTGACAGGAGTCTACGAGTGGCTCTCGACCAGCGAGAGCTACGGCTTCCCGAGCGGCCACGCGTTCGGCTCGACGCTGGTCTACGGCGGGCTCGCCTGGACGATCCGGGTCGGATCACGGCGCGCCAGGGCAGCCTTCGCGGCCGGAATGGTCGCACTGCTCTCGGTGTCGCGGCTCGTCCTCGGACTGCACTATCTCGTGGACGTCCTCGCCGGAGCGACTCTGGGAATCGTCGTGCTCGTGGTCGCGATGGCGCTCCGGACCCGGGACGTGTTCGGTATCGCGGCCGTCGTCGGGCTCGTCGGTGCCGTCACCGTCGAGCCGTCGACGAAAGTGCTCGGCGCGGCAGGGCTCGCTTCGGGATGTCTGCTGACGTGGCTGGCAGTCGGCGACTCGATCCCGAGCACGCCCTCGCGGACGAGCGCCCGGGCAACGGTGGTCCTGGGCGTGATCGTCGGCGGAGTACTCGGCGTGGCCGGATTGCCGGGTCGTTCGGTGGCACCGGCCGTGCTGCTGCTCACGCTAGCCGGTGGCGCGAGTCTCGTCGCGATGCCACTGCTCGGCGAGCACGTCGCAAAAAACGGGCGTAGGTAG
- the glnA gene encoding type I glutamate--ammonia ligase, whose amino-acid sequence MTSELSAEAEAVLEEIEEKNVDFLRLQFTDILGVVKNVSVPAEQAEKAFTEGIYFDGSSIDGFVRIQESDMRLVPDPSTFSILPWRSREDIEGGNSARLICDVHDTSTDQPFSGDPRGVLKDALARAEEMGYEVNAAPEPEFFLFEEDEDGRATTKTNDAGGYFDLAPKDLASDVRRDIIYGLEDMGFEIEASHHEVAQGQHEINFTYDDALSTADNVATFRSVVRAIAAEHDLHATFMPKPIPRINGSGMHTHISLFDDDGNAFHDEDDEFNLSETAKQFTAGILEHAPALAAVTNPTVNSYKRLVPGYEAPVYVAWSDRNRSALIRKPAARVPAASRIEARFPDPSCNPYLAFAVLIHAGLDGIEQGLDCPDPVRENIYEFDEAKREEYGIDTLPTNLGEAVDELEKDEVVSDALGPHIAEKFVEAKREEFKDYLVDVSQWELDRYLETF is encoded by the coding sequence ATGACAAGCGAACTCTCAGCGGAGGCAGAGGCAGTCCTCGAGGAGATCGAGGAAAAGAACGTAGACTTCCTGCGTCTCCAGTTCACGGACATCCTTGGGGTCGTCAAGAACGTCTCGGTTCCTGCTGAACAGGCCGAAAAAGCATTTACAGAGGGGATCTATTTCGACGGTTCTTCGATCGACGGCTTCGTCCGCATCCAGGAGTCGGACATGCGTCTGGTTCCGGACCCGTCGACGTTCTCGATCCTGCCGTGGCGCAGCCGCGAGGACATCGAGGGCGGCAACAGCGCCCGACTCATCTGTGACGTCCACGACACCTCGACCGACCAGCCGTTCTCCGGCGACCCGCGTGGCGTCCTGAAGGACGCCCTCGCCCGCGCCGAGGAGATGGGCTACGAGGTCAACGCCGCGCCCGAGCCCGAGTTCTTCCTGTTCGAGGAAGACGAGGACGGCCGCGCGACGACCAAGACCAACGACGCCGGTGGCTACTTCGACCTCGCACCGAAGGACCTCGCCAGCGACGTCCGCCGTGACATCATCTACGGCCTGGAGGACATGGGCTTCGAGATCGAGGCCTCCCACCACGAGGTCGCCCAGGGCCAGCACGAGATCAACTTCACCTACGACGACGCCCTGTCGACGGCTGACAACGTCGCGACCTTCCGGTCGGTCGTCCGCGCCATCGCGGCCGAACACGACCTGCACGCCACGTTCATGCCCAAGCCGATCCCGCGTATCAACGGGTCGGGCATGCACACCCACATCTCGCTGTTCGACGACGACGGCAACGCCTTCCACGACGAGGACGACGAGTTCAACCTCAGTGAGACGGCAAAGCAGTTCACTGCCGGGATCCTCGAACACGCGCCCGCGCTGGCCGCGGTCACCAACCCGACCGTCAACAGCTACAAGCGCCTGGTGCCCGGCTACGAGGCACCCGTCTACGTCGCCTGGAGCGACCGCAACCGCTCGGCACTCATCCGGAAGCCGGCCGCTCGCGTCCCGGCCGCCTCGCGTATCGAGGCTCGCTTCCCCGACCCGTCGTGTAACCCGTATCTGGCGTTTGCGGTCCTCATCCACGCCGGGCTGGACGGCATCGAGCAGGGGCTCGACTGCCCCGACCCCGTCCGGGAGAACATCTACGAATTCGACGAAGCCAAGCGCGAGGAGTACGGCATCGACACGCTGCCGACCAACCTCGGCGAGGCCGTCGACGAGCTCGAAAAGGACGAGGTCGTCAGCGACGCTCTCGGCCCGCACATCGCCGAGAAGTTCGTCGAAGCCAAGCGCGAAGAGTTCAAGGATTACCTCGTCGACGTCTCCCAGTGGGAACTCGACCGCTACCTCGAGACCTTCTGA